The following are encoded in a window of Flavobacterium cupriresistens genomic DNA:
- a CDS encoding glycosyltransferase family 4 protein, whose protein sequence is MNKIKKLLIIGFVWPEPNSSAAGGRMMQLISIFKENGFEITFASPALDSDFMVDLTAFGVEKKAIELNNSSFDVFIKELNPDVVLFDRFMIEEQFGWRVSENCPKAIRILDTEDLHSLRTARQKAFRENRTFGPFDLFSEEVAKREIASILRCDLSLIISQFEMKILNGIFKIDSRLLFYLPFLVDEMKEEDLLDLPLFEDRENFVFIGNFLHEPNWNTVQYLKEAIWPLIRKQFPEAILKVYGAYPSQKALQLHQSRDGFLIMGRAADAAEIVKKAKVVLAPIRFGAGLKGKLLEAMQCGTPSVTSEIGAEAMHADLPWNGCITNDMEFFAKQAIALYQDENLWKQSQKNGVTIINHCYQKRAFSSALVDIISALLVDSENHRLHNFMGSLLQHHTLKSTKYMSKWIEAKNKN, encoded by the coding sequence ATGAATAAAATAAAAAAACTTTTAATTATTGGTTTCGTATGGCCCGAACCAAATTCCTCAGCAGCAGGTGGCAGAATGATGCAATTGATTTCTATTTTTAAAGAAAATGGATTTGAAATTACTTTTGCAAGCCCTGCTTTAGACAGTGATTTCATGGTCGATCTGACCGCTTTTGGAGTTGAGAAAAAAGCCATTGAATTGAATAATTCGAGTTTTGATGTTTTTATAAAAGAATTAAATCCTGATGTCGTTTTGTTTGATCGTTTTATGATCGAAGAGCAGTTCGGATGGCGCGTTTCTGAAAATTGCCCCAAAGCGATTCGAATATTAGATACCGAAGATTTACATAGTTTGAGAACGGCCAGGCAAAAAGCCTTTAGAGAAAACAGAACTTTCGGCCCGTTTGATTTGTTTTCTGAGGAAGTGGCAAAGCGCGAAATCGCCAGTATTTTAAGATGTGATTTGTCGTTAATTATTTCACAATTTGAAATGAAGATCCTCAATGGCATCTTTAAAATTGATTCGAGGCTCTTGTTTTACCTGCCTTTTTTGGTTGATGAAATGAAAGAAGAGGACCTTTTGGATTTACCTTTATTTGAAGACCGTGAAAATTTTGTTTTTATCGGAAATTTTCTTCATGAACCCAATTGGAATACCGTTCAATATTTAAAAGAAGCCATCTGGCCTTTAATCAGAAAACAATTTCCCGAGGCAATTTTGAAGGTTTACGGCGCTTATCCGTCACAGAAAGCATTGCAATTGCATCAGTCAAGAGATGGTTTTCTTATTATGGGAAGAGCCGCCGATGCAGCTGAAATTGTCAAAAAAGCCAAAGTAGTTTTGGCTCCAATTCGTTTTGGAGCAGGTTTAAAAGGAAAGTTGCTGGAAGCCATGCAATGCGGAACACCCAGCGTAACATCAGAAATCGGGGCAGAGGCTATGCATGCTGATTTACCTTGGAACGGATGTATTACAAATGATATGGAATTTTTTGCAAAACAAGCCATTGCCTTATATCAGGATGAAAATTTGTGGAAGCAATCTCAAAAAAACGGAGTTACAATTATAAACCACTGTTACCAAAAAAGGGCCTTTTCTTCGGCATTAGTGGACATAATTAGCGCCTTACTGGTGGATTCAGAGAACCATCGTCTGCATAATTTTATGGGAAGTCTGTTGCAACATCATACCTTAAAAAGCACCAAATACATGTCAAAGTGGATTGAGGCTAAGAATAAAAATTAA
- the porV gene encoding type IX secretion system outer membrane channel protein PorV codes for MKKIALFLICFLVLSQVKAQEIVPITTGVPFLLVAADARAAGLADQGVATSADVFSQQWNPAKYAFSEDKQGFSISYTPYLTDLANDISLGQVTYYNKINERSAFAGSLRYFGFGDIELRANPNDDPNIVSPNEFALDGSYSLKLSDEFSMAVAARYIRSNLKIASENIDASAAGSFAVDVAGFYQSEEIAYNTFNGRWRGGFNMQNIGPKISYDHDNISSNFLPANLRLGGGFDFILDDYNKIGVSVEFTKLLVPTPPGPGTPFDANGDGDFTDPGDIDQAEANAINYKNYNDIGWVSGIFKSFGDAPGGFSEELKEITYSIAGEYLYQDSFAIRTGYFHESPEKGGRQFFSLGAGFKYSAVKVDVSYLFSASKVKNPLENTLRFSLTFNFGDKYEVY; via the coding sequence ATGAAAAAAATAGCGCTCTTCTTAATTTGTTTTTTAGTTCTTTCACAGGTAAAAGCTCAGGAAATTGTTCCAATTACAACTGGAGTTCCATTTTTATTAGTTGCAGCAGATGCCAGAGCAGCCGGTCTGGCGGATCAGGGTGTTGCCACATCAGCTGATGTTTTCTCACAACAATGGAATCCTGCCAAGTATGCCTTTTCAGAAGACAAACAAGGCTTCTCTATCAGTTACACTCCTTATTTAACAGATTTAGCCAACGATATTTCCCTTGGGCAAGTAACGTACTACAACAAAATTAACGAACGAAGTGCTTTTGCCGGTAGTTTGCGTTATTTTGGTTTTGGAGATATTGAACTAAGAGCTAATCCAAATGATGATCCAAATATTGTATCCCCAAATGAATTTGCTTTAGACGGATCTTATTCCTTAAAACTAAGCGATGAATTTTCAATGGCGGTTGCAGCAAGATACATACGCTCTAACTTAAAAATTGCTTCGGAAAATATTGATGCATCAGCAGCAGGTTCATTCGCTGTAGACGTTGCCGGATTTTATCAGTCAGAGGAAATTGCTTACAACACCTTTAACGGAAGATGGAGAGGTGGTTTTAACATGCAAAACATAGGTCCAAAAATAAGCTACGACCATGACAACATAAGCTCTAACTTTTTACCTGCCAACCTGCGTCTGGGTGGTGGTTTCGATTTTATCCTTGATGATTACAATAAAATTGGCGTTAGTGTCGAATTTACAAAACTTTTAGTTCCAACTCCTCCGGGACCCGGAACTCCATTTGACGCTAATGGTGACGGAGACTTTACCGATCCGGGAGACATTGACCAAGCTGAAGCAAACGCTATAAACTATAAAAACTACAACGACATTGGTTGGGTTTCGGGAATCTTTAAATCTTTTGGAGATGCACCGGGTGGCTTTAGCGAAGAATTAAAAGAAATCACCTATAGTATAGCTGGAGAATACCTGTATCAGGATTCGTTTGCCATACGAACAGGTTACTTTCACGAAAGCCCTGAAAAAGGAGGCCGTCAGTTCTTCTCTTTGGGAGCAGGTTTTAAGTATAGCGCCGTAAAAGTTGACGTCTCTTACTTATTTTCAGCTTCAAAAGTTAAAAATCCGTTAGAAAATACACTTCGTTTCTCTTTAACCTTTAACTTTGGTGACAAATACGAAGTATACTAA
- a CDS encoding tRNA-(ms[2]io[6]A)-hydroxylase: MLGLKLATDPRWVNIVESNIEEILTDHAWCEQKAASNAISLVTYNSELEELVTEMLVIAREELEHLQMVHDLIKKRGLTLGRERKDHYVNELFKFMKKDGSRKDALCDRLLFSAMIEARSCERFKVLSENIQDPELAKFYRDLMISEAGHYTTFLGFARKYTDNIDIDKRWKEWIEFEGSIITNYGKKETVHG; this comes from the coding sequence ATGTTGGGATTAAAATTAGCCACGGACCCTCGCTGGGTAAATATAGTCGAATCAAATATCGAAGAAATTCTGACGGATCATGCATGGTGCGAGCAGAAAGCGGCTTCAAATGCCATTAGCTTAGTTACTTATAACTCTGAATTAGAGGAATTAGTAACCGAAATGCTGGTGATTGCCAGAGAAGAGCTGGAGCATTTACAAATGGTTCATGACTTAATCAAAAAAAGAGGTTTGACTTTGGGACGCGAAAGAAAGGATCATTATGTGAATGAACTTTTCAAATTTATGAAGAAAGACGGAAGCCGAAAAGACGCACTTTGTGACCGCTTGCTGTTTTCTGCCATGATTGAGGCCAGAAGCTGTGAACGATTTAAAGTTTTATCAGAAAACATTCAAGATCCGGAATTAGCCAAATTCTATCGCGATCTGATGATTTCTGAAGCAGGACATTATACTACTTTTTTAGGTTTTGCCAGAAAATATACTGATAATATAGATATCGATAAACGCTGGAAAGAATGGATTGAATTCGAAGGTTCTATCATTACAAATTATGGAAAAAAAGAAACTGTACACGGATAG
- a CDS encoding helix-turn-helix domain-containing protein — protein MSNQSVSTLINPQNGNLAFKLLSFDDNSHFDHIQRNNYFSLIWITKGKGTIKADFAEHHFNADSLLAFSPYQPFMICTKEDIQGIAIHFHPDFYCILKHQKEVSCNGVLFNNVYQPPFTAVTDQAKATFQMVIDQIKTELQNTAIAQYELLISYLKIFLITATRLKTDQSEEPKPLPDSKEPFILQNLKDAIEDNFKTKHSAGHYAELLNISPKALAKLSKNYFNKTLTDLIAERIIIEAKRELYMTNKTVKEIAYELGYDDEHYFSRFFKTNADVSPQLYRETIGFGRMV, from the coding sequence ATGTCCAATCAAAGTGTTTCTACCTTAATAAATCCACAAAATGGCAATCTCGCCTTCAAACTACTTTCGTTTGATGACAACAGCCATTTTGATCATATTCAACGCAATAATTATTTTTCTTTAATTTGGATTACAAAAGGAAAAGGCACCATAAAGGCTGATTTTGCAGAACATCATTTCAACGCGGATTCGCTGCTGGCTTTTTCACCTTATCAACCTTTCATGATTTGCACAAAAGAAGACATTCAAGGAATTGCGATTCATTTTCATCCGGACTTTTACTGTATACTTAAACATCAGAAAGAAGTTTCGTGCAATGGCGTTTTGTTCAATAATGTATATCAGCCTCCTTTTACCGCCGTTACCGATCAGGCAAAAGCCACCTTTCAAATGGTCATTGACCAAATAAAAACGGAGCTTCAAAATACCGCAATCGCACAATACGAATTGCTTATTTCTTATTTGAAAATTTTCCTGATTACTGCCACTCGCTTGAAAACAGATCAATCAGAAGAACCAAAGCCACTCCCCGATTCTAAAGAACCTTTTATACTTCAAAACCTTAAAGACGCAATCGAAGATAATTTCAAAACCAAACATTCCGCCGGACATTATGCCGAGTTACTGAATATTTCCCCTAAGGCTTTGGCTAAATTATCTAAAAACTATTTCAATAAAACACTTACAGACCTCATTGCCGAAAGAATAATCATTGAAGCAAAAAGAGAATTGTATATGACCAACAAAACGGTAAAAGAAATTGCCTACGAATTGGGTTATGATGACGAACATTATTTCAGTCGCTTTTTCAAAACCAATGCGGATGTCTCACCCCAACTGTATCGCGAAACGATAGGATTTGGGAGAATGGTTTAA
- a CDS encoding pyruvate dehydrogenase complex dihydrolipoamide acetyltransferase, whose protein sequence is MAIKVTMPRLSDTMTEGTVATWLKKVGDKISEGDILAEIETDKATMEFESFNEGTLLHIGIPAGETAPVDSLLAIIGNEGEDISALLAGGDAPAAEAPKAEAATETKTEAAPTKAATELPKDVIVVTMPRLSDTMTEGTVATWLKKVGDAVAEGDILAEIETDKATMEFESFNAGTLLYIGIQEGNTAPVDSLLAIIGPAGTDISGISENYTAGGTASAPATEEAKTAPAAEKAPEAVVETSNGRILASPLAKKIASDKGIQLNQVKGSGENGRIVKSDIENFTPAAQQATTSAPAAKAQETAAPAAPKVFVPAGEVFTEEIKNSQMRKIIAKRLAESLFTAPHYNLVIEVSMDDAMQARATINSVPDTKVSFNDMVIKACALALKKHPKINSQWKEDAIIINHHVNIGVAVAVEDGLVVPVLKFTDAMSLSQIGGNVRDLAGRAKNKKLGPQEMEGSTFTVSNLGMFGITEFNSIINQPNSAILSVGAIVEKPVVKNGQIVVGNTMMLSLACDHRTIDGATGAQFLQTLKQYIESPVTMLA, encoded by the coding sequence ATGGCGATAAAAGTAACAATGCCTCGTTTGAGCGATACTATGACGGAAGGAACGGTAGCAACTTGGCTAAAAAAAGTAGGTGACAAAATTAGCGAAGGAGACATCTTAGCTGAAATTGAAACAGACAAAGCAACAATGGAGTTCGAATCTTTTAACGAAGGAACTCTTTTACATATTGGAATCCCTGCCGGAGAAACTGCTCCAGTAGACTCTTTATTAGCGATCATTGGAAATGAAGGAGAAGATATTTCTGCTCTTTTAGCCGGTGGTGACGCTCCTGCTGCTGAAGCCCCAAAAGCGGAAGCTGCTACTGAAACAAAAACAGAAGCTGCTCCAACAAAAGCTGCAACTGAATTGCCAAAAGACGTTATCGTTGTAACTATGCCTCGTTTGAGTGATACTATGACAGAAGGAACTGTAGCTACCTGGTTGAAAAAAGTAGGTGATGCGGTTGCTGAAGGAGATATTTTGGCAGAAATTGAAACAGACAAAGCTACTATGGAGTTTGAGTCTTTCAATGCCGGAACATTATTATACATCGGAATTCAAGAAGGAAACACAGCTCCTGTTGACAGCTTACTAGCGATCATCGGACCTGCGGGAACTGATATTTCAGGAATTTCTGAAAATTATACTGCCGGAGGTACTGCAAGTGCTCCAGCAACTGAAGAAGCAAAAACAGCTCCTGCTGCTGAAAAAGCACCGGAAGCAGTTGTTGAAACTTCAAACGGAAGAATCTTAGCTTCACCATTAGCAAAGAAAATTGCTTCTGACAAAGGAATTCAATTAAACCAGGTTAAAGGTTCAGGAGAAAACGGACGTATCGTAAAAAGCGATATCGAAAACTTTACTCCAGCTGCTCAACAAGCTACTACTTCGGCACCAGCCGCTAAAGCACAGGAAACTGCTGCACCAGCTGCACCGAAAGTATTTGTTCCTGCGGGAGAAGTTTTCACAGAAGAGATCAAAAACTCTCAGATGCGTAAAATTATAGCAAAACGTTTGGCAGAATCTTTATTTACAGCACCTCACTACAACTTAGTGATCGAAGTAAGCATGGACGACGCAATGCAAGCAAGAGCAACAATCAATTCGGTACCGGACACGAAAGTATCTTTCAACGATATGGTAATTAAAGCTTGTGCTTTAGCCTTGAAAAAACACCCAAAAATCAACTCTCAGTGGAAAGAAGATGCCATTATCATCAACCACCACGTAAATATTGGAGTTGCTGTTGCGGTTGAAGACGGATTAGTAGTTCCTGTATTGAAATTTACAGATGCTATGAGTTTATCTCAAATCGGAGGTAACGTAAGAGATCTTGCCGGAAGAGCTAAAAACAAAAAGCTTGGTCCACAAGAAATGGAAGGAAGCACCTTTACAGTTTCTAACCTTGGAATGTTTGGTATTACTGAATTCAATTCAATTATCAACCAACCTAACTCTGCGATCCTTTCAGTAGGTGCAATTGTAGAAAAACCAGTTGTTAAAAACGGTCAGATTGTAGTAGGAAACACCATGATGTTATCATTGGCTTGTGACCACAGAACAATTGACGGTGCTACCGGAGCTCAATTTTTACAAACATTAAAACAATACATCGAAAGTCCGGTAACTATGTTGGCGTAA
- a CDS encoding hydrolase/aminopeptidase, with protein MKKILLLTLFLTAIACQKKETTKETDKESTTIKDEHTFSKPDLAVVKHLDLDIKVDFDTQTISGKASWQIDNISKGTEIIFDENTLDITKVTLGDDEKETKFDLGKEVEFHGKPLHVTIEPNTTKVTIYYTTSKEAIALQWLTPQQTADKKKPFLFSQGESIWSRTWIPCQDSPGVRFTYNAKVTVPKDLLAVMSAINPQQKNDTGVYTFKQDKAIPSYLMAIAVGDLQFQSIDNRTGVYAEPSVLKKAAWEFAELGKMVVAAEKLYGPYRWGRYDVLVLPPSFPYGGMENPNLTFLTPGVIAGDRSLTSLLAHELGHSWSGNLVTNATWDDIWLNEGFTTYVEHRIGEAIFGKKEFEMQNVITRKELTDNVAEYGDTNPDTRLKVSLTGRNPDDGINQIPYVKGYAFLRVIENAVGREKFDVFIKNYFDAHAFKSITTEDFVKYLNENLIKGDKALADKIQLEDWIYKPGIPANITPVSSPEFDAIDQIQKTWRQTGVKGLSQKITSTPEKQHFIDNLPTDITPKEMQELDAEFNFTKGGNFIIKRQWFVPSIRYKYTAAYPAIEQFLLTSSRTGSVMMLYKEMAKTPEGKKWAQQIFDKAKSGYHATTIQSVEDLLK; from the coding sequence ATGAAAAAAATACTCCTCCTCACTTTATTTTTGACTGCTATTGCGTGTCAAAAAAAAGAAACCACCAAAGAAACGGATAAAGAATCCACCACCATAAAAGACGAACATACGTTTTCAAAACCGGATCTGGCAGTTGTAAAACATTTAGATCTTGATATTAAAGTTGACTTTGACACGCAGACCATTTCAGGAAAAGCCTCTTGGCAAATTGACAATATCAGTAAAGGAACCGAAATTATTTTCGACGAAAACACATTAGACATTACCAAAGTAACTTTAGGCGATGACGAAAAAGAAACCAAATTCGATCTTGGGAAAGAAGTAGAATTTCACGGAAAACCACTTCATGTTACTATTGAACCTAACACTACCAAAGTTACGATTTACTATACCACAAGCAAGGAAGCTATTGCGTTACAGTGGCTAACCCCGCAACAAACAGCGGATAAAAAGAAACCATTCCTTTTTTCTCAAGGAGAAAGCATTTGGTCACGCACCTGGATTCCCTGTCAGGATTCTCCGGGCGTTCGTTTTACTTATAATGCAAAAGTTACTGTTCCTAAAGATTTATTAGCGGTAATGAGCGCTATAAATCCACAGCAAAAAAATGACACCGGAGTTTATACTTTTAAACAAGACAAGGCAATACCGTCTTATTTAATGGCAATTGCCGTTGGAGATCTTCAATTTCAATCTATAGACAACAGAACCGGTGTTTATGCAGAACCATCTGTACTTAAAAAAGCAGCTTGGGAATTTGCCGAACTAGGAAAAATGGTTGTTGCCGCCGAAAAATTATACGGCCCGTATCGTTGGGGACGTTATGATGTATTGGTTTTACCACCAAGCTTTCCTTACGGGGGAATGGAAAATCCAAACCTGACTTTCTTAACTCCGGGTGTTATCGCAGGAGATCGTTCCCTAACAAGCTTACTAGCACATGAACTAGGACACAGCTGGAGCGGAAACTTAGTAACCAATGCCACTTGGGATGATATTTGGTTGAACGAAGGTTTCACCACCTATGTAGAGCACCGCATTGGCGAAGCCATTTTTGGTAAAAAAGAATTCGAGATGCAAAATGTTATCACTCGCAAAGAATTAACAGATAACGTAGCAGAATATGGTGATACAAATCCGGACACCAGACTTAAAGTTAGTTTAACGGGAAGAAATCCTGATGATGGAATTAACCAAATTCCATATGTAAAAGGATATGCTTTTTTAAGAGTAATTGAAAATGCGGTTGGACGCGAAAAATTCGATGTCTTTATTAAAAATTATTTCGACGCACACGCTTTTAAATCCATTACAACAGAAGATTTTGTAAAATATTTAAATGAAAATTTAATCAAAGGTGATAAAGCTTTGGCCGATAAAATACAACTGGAAGACTGGATTTACAAGCCTGGAATCCCGGCTAATATTACACCGGTAAGCTCTCCTGAATTTGATGCAATTGATCAAATCCAAAAAACCTGGAGACAAACAGGAGTAAAAGGATTAAGTCAAAAAATCACAAGTACGCCAGAAAAACAACATTTTATAGACAACCTTCCAACTGATATCACTCCAAAAGAAATGCAGGAACTTGACGCTGAATTTAACTTCACAAAAGGAGGTAATTTCATCATCAAACGTCAATGGTTTGTTCCTTCTATTCGTTATAAATACACTGCAGCTTATCCTGCGATTGAGCAATTTTTACTAACAAGCAGCAGAACAGGATCTGTAATGATGCTTTACAAAGAAATGGCAAAAACTCCGGAAGGAAAAAAATGGGCACAACAGATTTTTGATAAAGCAAAATCCGGTTATCACGCCACGACTATTCAAAGTGTTGAAGACTTACTGAAATAA
- the pdhA gene encoding pyruvate dehydrogenase (acetyl-transferring) E1 component subunit alpha — protein MKEVTKEVYLKWYEDMLLWRKFEDKLAALYIQQKVRGFLHLYNGQEAVLAGALHAMDLTKDKMITAYRNHVQPIGMGVDPRRVMAELLGKATGTSKGMGGSMHIFSKEHRFYGGHGIVGGQIPVGAGLAFADKYFETGGVTMTYFGDGAARQGSLHEAFNMAMLWKLPVVFIVENNGYAMGTSVERTANHTDIWKLGLGYEMPCGPVDGMNPVKVAEAMTEAIDRARRGDGPTFLEMKTYRYRGHSMSDAQLYRSKEEVEEYKKIDPITQVLDVIMDQKYATEEEIETIDQRVKDLVEECVKFAEESPYPELQQLYDVVYAQEDYPFTPHKL, from the coding sequence ATGAAAGAAGTTACAAAAGAGGTATATTTAAAGTGGTACGAAGACATGCTGCTTTGGAGAAAGTTTGAGGACAAACTTGCAGCATTATACATTCAACAAAAAGTTAGAGGTTTTCTACACCTATATAATGGTCAGGAAGCTGTATTAGCAGGTGCTTTACACGCTATGGACCTAACCAAAGACAAAATGATCACGGCTTACAGAAACCACGTTCAACCAATTGGTATGGGAGTGGATCCAAGACGTGTAATGGCTGAACTTTTAGGAAAAGCAACAGGAACTTCTAAAGGTATGGGAGGTTCTATGCACATTTTCTCTAAAGAACACCGTTTTTACGGAGGTCACGGAATCGTTGGTGGACAAATTCCTGTTGGAGCAGGTTTAGCTTTCGCAGACAAATATTTTGAAACCGGAGGAGTAACTATGACTTACTTTGGTGACGGAGCTGCAAGACAAGGTTCTTTACACGAAGCATTCAACATGGCTATGTTATGGAAACTACCGGTTGTATTTATCGTTGAAAACAACGGTTATGCAATGGGAACGTCTGTAGAAAGAACTGCCAACCATACAGATATCTGGAAACTTGGTTTAGGGTACGAAATGCCTTGCGGACCAGTTGACGGAATGAACCCGGTAAAAGTGGCTGAAGCAATGACAGAAGCTATCGACAGAGCTCGTCGTGGTGACGGACCAACTTTCCTTGAAATGAAAACGTACCGTTACAGAGGACACTCTATGTCTGATGCACAATTGTACCGTTCGAAAGAAGAAGTTGAAGAGTACAAAAAAATTGACCCTATTACACAAGTTTTAGATGTAATTATGGATCAAAAATATGCTACAGAAGAAGAAATTGAAACAATTGACCAAAGAGTTAAAGATTTGGTTGAAGAGTGTGTGAAATTCGCTGAAGAGTCTCCATATCCTGAATTACAACAATTGTACGATGTAGTTTACGCACAAGAAGACTATCCATTTACACCTCATAAACTATAA
- a CDS encoding DUF1348 family protein, which yields MEPQRHPLPPFTMETALQKVQIAEDAWNTKDPEKVSLAYTIDTEWRNRTDFINGREEAKEFLTKKWQKELNYKLKKELWGFKDNRMAVRFEYEWHDHAGQWFRSYGNELWEFDENGYMQKRFASINDLAIDEADRKL from the coding sequence ATGGAACCACAAAGACATCCTTTACCCCCATTCACAATGGAAACCGCCTTGCAAAAAGTGCAAATAGCAGAAGATGCCTGGAACACAAAAGATCCTGAAAAAGTTTCTTTGGCGTATACTATTGATACTGAATGGAGAAATCGAACTGATTTTATCAATGGTCGTGAGGAAGCAAAAGAATTTTTAACCAAAAAATGGCAAAAGGAATTAAACTACAAACTCAAAAAAGAATTGTGGGGATTTAAAGACAACAGAATGGCTGTAAGATTTGAATACGAATGGCACGATCATGCCGGACAATGGTTTCGCAGCTACGGAAATGAACTTTGGGAATTTGATGAAAATGGCTATATGCAAAAACGATTCGCCAGTATTAATGATTTGGCTATTGATGAAGCTGATCGCAAACTTTAA
- a CDS encoding carboxymuconolactone decarboxylase family protein yields the protein MARLTALNPEEATGKTKDLFNAVQAKLGVIPNMMRTMGNSPSLLEGYLNFSGALGQGKLSSKTGGLIAMAVSEKNACNYCLAAHTFIGENLAKTDPELLHAARSGNSSDPKTAAILQFATTLTNKRGSINDEDVNLAKNAGVSEAELAETIGHVALNILTNYFNNAVNTEIDFPAVQPLELQN from the coding sequence ATGGCACGATTAACTGCATTAAACCCGGAAGAAGCAACAGGAAAAACAAAAGATTTATTCAATGCTGTACAAGCTAAATTAGGAGTCATTCCTAATATGATGCGAACAATGGGGAATTCTCCTTCCCTATTAGAAGGTTACTTAAACTTCAGTGGTGCTTTGGGTCAAGGGAAATTGAGTTCAAAAACCGGCGGACTTATCGCTATGGCTGTTTCTGAAAAGAACGCTTGTAATTATTGTTTAGCCGCTCATACTTTTATTGGAGAAAACCTGGCAAAAACAGATCCGGAACTTTTACATGCTGCCAGATCAGGAAATTCATCTGATCCTAAAACGGCAGCCATTTTGCAATTTGCCACTACTTTAACGAATAAAAGAGGCTCAATAAATGATGAAGATGTAAATCTGGCAAAAAACGCAGGTGTTTCTGAAGCAGAATTAGCTGAAACTATAGGACATGTAGCCTTAAATATCTTAACGAACTATTTCAACAACGCTGTCAACACAGAAATTGACTTCCCTGCAGTACAACCTTTAGAACTGCAAAACTAA
- the cdd gene encoding cytidine deaminase gives MKEINFTSSFLSYDSFEELPTDIQELMNQAVEIRKKAYAPYSQFKVGAALLLDNGKIVLGSNQENAAYPSGLCAERVAIFHAGSVYPEAKILKIAISAASDTNQTKAPIPPCGSCRQSIAEYEIKQDTPIEIYFMGEIGAIYRSASLKNLLPFMFDKKFL, from the coding sequence ATGAAAGAAATAAACTTTACCTCCTCATTTTTATCTTATGATTCATTTGAAGAACTTCCAACAGACATTCAGGAATTAATGAATCAGGCAGTCGAAATTCGCAAAAAAGCGTATGCCCCTTACTCTCAATTTAAAGTTGGAGCCGCCTTATTACTGGATAACGGAAAAATAGTTCTGGGATCTAACCAGGAAAACGCCGCATATCCGTCAGGATTATGTGCAGAACGTGTGGCTATATTTCATGCGGGGAGTGTTTATCCTGAAGCCAAAATTTTGAAGATAGCAATCTCAGCTGCGTCCGATACGAATCAGACAAAAGCGCCAATTCCTCCTTGTGGGTCTTGCAGGCAATCAATTGCCGAATATGAAATCAAACAAGACACTCCAATCGAGATTTATTTCATGGGTGAAATTGGAGCAATTTACAGATCGGCATCCCTAAAAAACTTACTCCCTTTTATGTTCGATAAAAAGTTCTTGTAA